One genomic segment of Zymoseptoria tritici IPO323 chromosome 5, whole genome shotgun sequence includes these proteins:
- a CDS encoding Beclin-like protein — protein MPAPILNCQKCKTPITVDASLQHLNPASFKLLADAAPVLEPKPPEGARSAAAREREQLYNEVSQHAGPPIHKSNVAVRRTPSGRINPDMSFIMLSGSHMAAPENAKSVPRKKSVSKKADAGNVDEVGLLSQEMETTMRLFEVLSSRSDIDHPVCSECTELLLESLQKRQGDVTRERDAYVGFLKKAQQDMPTEEEKLKTKRDLDVAQQREKEALQELEALEAEKARMEAEIAALDTEAEDLDDEEEQFWRERNAFTAELTAIQEERDSLQAQLANDNKVLEALQRTNVYNDTFCIGHDGTFGTINGLRLGRTPDQSVDWPEINAAWGQTLLLLTVVIEKLGLRLKGYELVPVGSTSKVVKVEYSQAASTNDGKPKKTIFELYSSGDLPLGLSFLHRNFDNAMVAFLDCLRQVGDHVERTTPGSGATGLKMPYAIAKDKIGDVSIKLGNFGQEEQWTKACKYTLTCCKFLLAHASHITDGADPKNAR, from the coding sequence ATGCCAGCGCCGATCTTGAACTGTCAGAAATGCAAGACACCCATCACCGTCGATGCATCACTGCAACATCTCAATCCGGCGTCCTTTAAACTTCTCGCTGATGCGGCTCCAGTGTTGGAGCCGAAACCGCCGGAAGGCGCTCGATCAGCTGCTGCCAGGGAGAGGGAGCAGCTTTACAATGAAGTGTCCCAGCATGCTGGACCGCCGATTCACAAAAGCAATGTTGCGGTGCGCAGAACTCCCAGCGGAAGGATCAATCCCGACATGTCATTCATTATGCTATCTGGATCTCACATGGCAGCTCCAGAGAACGCCAAATCAGTACCACGCAAGAAGAGtgtctcgaagaaggcagacGCAGGAAACGTGGATGAAGTTGGACTACTATCACAGGAAATGGAGACGACCATGCGTTTGTTTGAAGTCCTGTCTTCTCGGTCAGACATAGACCACCCAGTCTGCTCCGAGTGTACAGAACTGCTTTTGGAAAGTCTGCAGAAGCGACAGGGCGATGTGACTCGCGAGCGAGATGCATACGTTGGGTTTCTCAAGAAAGCTCAACAAGATATGCCGacagaggaggaaaaactCAAGACCAAGCGAGACCTGGATGTCGCTCAGCAGCGAGAAAAGGAGGCTCTACAAGAGCTGGAGGCGTTGGAAGCAGAGAAAGCACGCATGGAGGCTGAGATTGCAGCGCTCGATACCGAGGCGGAAGATCttgacgacgaagaagagcagtTCTGGCGTGAACGCAATGCTTTCACAGCCGAACTGACGGCTATTCAAGAAGAACGCGACAGCCTGCAGGCTCAGCTGGCAAATGACAACAAAGTTCTCGAAGCACTGCAACGCACGAACGTTTACAACGACACATTCTGCATCGGCCACGATGGTACATTCGGCACTATCAACGGACTACGACTGGGAAGAACGCCCGATCAATCGGTAGATTGGCCTGAGATCAACGCCGCCTGGGGTCAGACTCTTCTGCTATTGACCGTGGTCATTGAGAAGCTGGGTCTCCGTCTGAAGGGATACGAGCTCGTTCCTGTTGGATCTACATCGAAGGTCGTCAAGGTGGAGTATTCTCAAGCAGCTTCTACCAACGATGGCAAGCCGAAGAAAACAATCTTCGAGTTGTACAGCAGTGGTGACCTGCCCTTGGGACTGAGCTTTCTGCATCGCAACTTCGACAACGCCATGGTGGCATTTCTTGACTGTCTCCGGCAGGTCGGTGATCATGTCGAACGAACCACTCCCGGATCCGGCGCGACTGGGTTGAAAATGCCTTATGCGATCGCGAAAGACAAGATTGGAGATGTCAGCATCAAGCTCGGCAATTTCGGGCAAGAGGAGCAATGGACGAAGGCTTGCAAATACACATTGACGTGTTGCAAATTCCTACTGGCGCATGCAAGTCACATCACCGACGGGGCTGATCCAAAGAATGCTCGATGA